The nucleotide window GATGGCTCCGGGCAGGCAGGTTCCAGACCGTGTGGGCTGGCACTGAACGTCCGAGATGCTCCGACCCCGTGAGGCTAAAACCCGGCCGGAGTGGGAGTCAAGGTTTAGAGCGTCACAAAAACCTTACGTTGACGTCGAGGGTTTGTGGCCCCCGACGTGTCACTGGTTCTTGAAGTCCTCAGGCGAGACCTGATCGAGAAACTCACGGAACTTTTCGACCTGAATGTCGGGTGCTTCCTCGGCCTCGTCCTCCCGCATGTTGATGCTGGCTTCCTCCAGGACCTCCTCGGCGACGAAGATCGGGGCGCCCGCCCGGACGGCGAGGGCGATGGCGTCGGAGGGCCGGCTGGAGACCTCGTAGGAGGCTCCCCGGGTCCGCATGCGGATGGCGGCGTAGAAGGTGCCCTCGCGCAGCTCGGTGATGTCGATCCCCTCCACCGTCACGCCCACCTCGTCCAGCACGGACTTCAGGAGGTCATGGGTCATGGGGCGCTGGGTGACCACTCCCTGCAGGGCGAAGGCGATGGCGGTCGCCTCGACGGCGCCGATCCAGATGGGGAGGAAGCGAACCCCGTCGCGTTCCTTGAGCAGCACGATGGGCTGGTTGGTCGGCAACTCGACCCGGACGCCAACGAGCGTAACCTCGACCATCGTCACCACCCGCGGAGGGCACGTCCCCGCCGACCATCGGCGGTTCGGCCACCCGGCGAAACCCGGGAGGAGCACCCCCCAGACGCCCTCAGACTAGCACAGGGACACGCCCCTTCCCCGGCCCGGAGGCGGCTGCGGGCGGGGCTCGGCGGGGGCGGGCTGACCCCCCGTCAGGCTTCGAGGATTGGGAACAGCGTGCCCGCCAGGGCGTCGGGTGCGGCCGCCAGGGCGGCCACGTCGGTCACCGCCAGGAGGTCCGGGAGGTTGCGGTAGCGGCCGTGCAGGTCGAGCCCGTAGCCCACCAGGAAACTGCTGGTCTCAAAGCCCGCATAGTCCACGGGCAGCTCGGCAATCCGCAACACCCGCTTGTCGATGAGGGCGCAGATGCGCAGCGATGCCGGGGCCCGAGTCTCCAACGTGCGCAGCAGGTAGGCCAGGGAGAGCCCGGTATCCACGATGTCCTCGACGATGACCACGTCACGCCCGTCGAGGGGCTGTTCCAGGTCCTTGACGATGCGCACCACGCCTGTGCGGTCGGCTTCCGAATAGCGGGAGATGGACATGAAGTCCACATCGGCGTCGATCGGCATCTGGCGCACGAGATCGGCGAGGAAGATCACCGACCCCTTCAGCACCGAGATCAGCAGGGGCCGCTCTCCCGACGCCGCGCTCGCCACCGCCAGGTCGGCCGACACCGCTGTGGCCAGCTCCCGGACCCGGTCATGGATCTGCTCCCGGGTATAGGCGAGCTCGGCGAGGGCGGCGGGAGCCACGTCGGATCCGCGCTCAGCGCTGCAGGTGCTGGCGGAGCGTCGAGCGGAGCAGGAGGCCCTTCAGGCGGGAGGAGAGCTTGGCGAGGTCGGACAGCGACTGGACGGCCCGGCGCCGGCTGTCGTTGGACCCGCCCCGGGGCACGACCGCCTGCTCGAACAGACCCGCCTCCCGCTCGGCGAAGTGCCGGTACATGCGCAGGTGGCGGGGCTCGATGCCCACTTTGGCGAAGTCCCGGGCGATCTTGGCGATCATCAGGTCGTCTTCGTCGTAGAAGACGCTCCCCTCCAGCGGATGGGCGTCGATCAGCCCGTATTCCTGCAACTCCTTCAGCTGCTCGGTGGCCAGGCCGCTGGCCGCCGCCAGCTCATCGAGGCTCAGGTGGAGCCCGCCGACGGGCGTGTCGAGGTCGTCCTCGGGTGCGTAGGGCACGGTGCTGGGCGCCGGCGTCCCGCTGGCGTCGGTCCCGGTACTGTCCGCCCGAGCCGGAGCGGGGGCCGCCGGGGCTTCGGCACCATCCGCCTCGAACTGCTCGAGCTTGCGCCGGATGATCTTGAGCGGCATGAAGTTGTCGCGCTGCAGGCGCAGGATGTACCGCAGGCGGGCAAGGTCCTGTTGGTAGAACTTGCGGTAGCCCGAGGGCGTGCGCTCCGGCTCGATGAGCCCCTCCGCCTCCAGGAAGCGGATCTTGGAGACGGTCACCTCGGGGAACTCCTCGCGCAGGGACTTGAGCACGTCCCCGATGCTCATGAAGGGGCGGACGCTCACGCTCGCGGCGGGCCTCCGGTGAAGAAGACGAGCTTGAACTTCCCGATCTGGATCTCGTCGCCGCTGGCCAGCGGCGTGGTGTCCACCCGGTGACGGTTCACGAAGGTCCCGTTGAGGCTCCCGACGTCCTCCAACTGGAACGCACCGTCCTTGCGCCGGATCTCGGCGTGGCGCCGTGACACGGTCACGTCATCCAGGAAGATGTCACTGGAAGGATTCCGGCCGCAGGTCACGACGTCTTTGTCCAGGAAGAACTTCGTCCCGGCGTTCGGCCCGCGCCGGACGACGATGATGGCCCGGCCCTCCTCAAGTTCGTCGATCGGGACGGAGAACTCCTCCTCACCGTCACCTTCGGTCTCGAGGTTGAAGGTGACAGTGGTGTCCTCACCCCCCTCTTGGCCCGGGGCGGAGCGGCCGCCGGCGGCGTCCGGTCGTAACGGGGCCCCGCAGGTGCCGCAGAAATTCGCGCCTTCTGGGTTGCGGTTCCCGCAATTCGTACAGAACATTGCCTCTCCTCGCCCGAGTATTCGACGCTCGCCTGAATCTAAACCATACCTAGAGGGTTGTGCAACGACCGACATCAGCCCTGGTGTGTACCCCGCTGTCCCGCGTGCAACCTCCCTTCGATCGGGCGGGCTGGGCGACGGCTCGCCCGGGTCCTCAGGGCGGAGAAGGACCGTACTCGTCCGGCTCCGGAGACCGTACCGTGGCCGGCCCACCCCAGAGACTCCCGAACCCATCCCGCACTGCTCGGGCCAGATCTTGCCATGTCGTGCCCGGCCTGACATGGTCCAGGCAGGTGGACCGCTCGTCCGGCATGCTCCCGAGCAGGGTGGCGGTGCGGGCTCGCTGGTCGGCGATCGGCAGCGACCCGTGCTGCAGGAACCACCCGCCCCGGCGCACCTGGGCGCTGCCGCAGATCTTCCGCCCGGCCACGGACAGGTCGGCCCCGGTGGGCACGGCGAAGCAGTCGAGCGGCCGCCCGGCAGCCTCGTGGTCCGCGACGCCGGCGTCGACCCCCAGCGTGGCGAGACCCGCGGACAACGCCTGGGCGATCCACCCGTACGCCTCCCGGACGCTGCGCCCGCCGTCGGGCGCGACCACCGAATAGGTCACGTCCCCGTCGTGCAGGACGCACCCGCCTCCCGTCGGGCGGCGCACCACCGCCACCCCTGCCTCCCGGCACCGGGCTGCGATCTCCCCGGGCAGGTCAGTGTGCACCCCGATGCTGAGCGTGGGCCGGGCCCAGGCGTAGACCCGCACGACGGCCTCGCGCCGCTGCCGGGCGAGGGAGGCGGCCAGCACAGCGGCATCGAGCGCCATCGTCGCGTCCGGCTCCAGCAGCCCGGCCTCCAGCAGGCACCACCCCCCGGGGGGCGCGCCCGGGCCGCTAGCCCTCGTCGAGGCTGGCGACGAGAGTCTCGTAGTCACCGGCGCTGAGCAGCTGGTTGACCGCGTCCGGATCGGAGACCCGGATGACGGCGAGCCACCCGTCGCCGTAGGGGTCCTGGTTCACGGCGGCGGGGTTCTCCCGGCATTCGGCGTTGACCTCCTCGACGGTGCCGCTCACCGGGGCGAAGACGTCGGACACCGACTTGGTGGACTCGACCTCCCCCATCGGGTCGCCGGCCGTGACCTCGGCCCCCTCGGCGGGGAGCTCCAGGTAGACGACGTCGCCCAGGCGCTCCTGGGCGAAATCGGTGATCCCGATCCTGCAGAGCCCGGCTTCGACGCGTACCCACTCGTGCTCGGTGGTGTAGCGGAGGTCGGGGGGGATGGCTGACATGGATCCTCCTTCGTGGCGGGCTGCGATCGGGCCGGCGGGTTGTGGCGGCGTGCCGGAAGGGTAGCGAACCTTAGCGGCTTCCGCCGCCTGTCTGGGCCTGGCCAGTCCCGCCCGCCCGCGCCGCCCCGCGCCGGATCTCGGTGGCGTACAGGTACCCGGCCGCCCAGTAGAGCGCCGCGCCGAGGATCAGGAACACCAGCGCGGTGTCGTGCACCCCGGCCGCCGCCGAGCGCTCGCCGTGCACCCCGCTCACCTTCATGACTGCCCCCAGGGCGGCGAACCCGAAGCCGACGAAGATCGATGCGGTTGCCCGCTTGCCGGTCCGGTTCACCGGCAGCCGGGGGATCCCCTTCTTCTCGAGGGCCAGGAACGCCGCCATGATGATGACGTCCCGGGCGATGATGAACCCGGACAGGATCCAAGGCACGGTGCCCCTGGCCCCGAACGCGACGAGAACGGCGATAATGACCAGCCGGTCGGCGAGCGGATCGAGCAGCTTGCCCAGGTTGGAGACCTGGCCGGTCGCCCGGGCGACGAACCCGTCGAGGAAGTCGCTGACGCCCACCACGACGAGGATGACCGTGGCGGCGAGGACGTGGCCGCTCAGGTACACCCACAGGAACACCGGGAGCGCCAGGAGCCGTGCGAACGAGATGAGGTTGGGGATGGTGAAGACCCGGTCGAGCACGACCTCCCCGGGGGGATCCGCCACAGCGCCTCCTGTTGGGTCGGGCGGCCCTTGGGCGGGCGCCCGAGCGACGATGATATAGGCAAGGTGCGCAGCGTCGAAGGGTTCGTCTGGCACAGCGAGCGGCGGGTGCTCACCGCCGGCGGGCGCGCGCGGGTGTACCGCCTCTACCGGCCCCGGGGCCTGTCCCGGGGCAACCGGGTGCCCCTCGTGATGGTGCTGCACGGCGGCTTCGGGTCCGGGGCGCAGGCCGAGTACGCCTACCGGTGGAACGACCTCGCCGACGTGCACGGCTTCGTCCTGTGCTACCCGGACGGCCTCGGCCACTCGTGGAACGCCGGCACGTGCTGCGGGCCGGCGGTGCGGGAGGGGGTGGACGACGTGGCCTTCCTGGCCGCCGTGCTGGAGGAGGCGGGTGCCACCGAGGGGGTCGATCCCCGCCGGGTGTACGCCGCCGGCATCTCCAACGGGGCGATGATGGCCTACCGCCTGGGGTGCGACCTCCCCGGGCGCCTGGCGGCGATCGGCTCGGTGGCCGGGACCATGGTGTGCGAGTGCCGCCGGCCGGCGCCCATCTCGGTCCTGGCGATCCACGGCCTGGAGGATGCCAACCTCCCCTTCGGGGGCGGCATCGGGGCGAAGGCCTTCGAGCCCACGCCCCGGCCCCCGGTGCTCTCGGTCATGGACGTCTGGCGCCAGGCCGGCCGCTGCGGTCCCCCCCGGGTGATCGAGGCGCCCCCGGTGCGCACCGAGAGCTGGTCGGGTCCGAACGGCATCGAGGTGCGCCTGACCACCATCGCCGGCGCCGGCCACCAGTGGCCCGGCGGCCGCCCCCCGGCACCCCGGGTGGCCCGGGCGCTGCGGCTGGACCCGCCCAGCCCGGCGCTGGATGCCACCGCGGTGCTGTGGGACTTCTTCGCCGCCCATCCGCGTCTGGAGGCGCCGGCCGGCCGGTAGCGCGGAGTGGCGCCCGGGGCCGCAATGGGCGAGGATCAGGAAGCGATGGCCACCGTCAACCTCACCGGCGACTCCTTCTGGGACACCGTCCGGGCCAACAGCATCGTCCTGGTGGACTTCTGGGCCGAATGGTGCGGGCCGTGCAAGCGTTTCGCCCCGGTCTTCGAGCGGGTGTCGGAGCAGCATCCCGACATCGTGTTCGGCAAGGTCGACACCGAGGCGGAGCCGGCGCTGTCCGCCTCCGCCCGCATCCTCTCCATCCCCACGCTGTTCGTGTTCCGGGAGGGCATCTGCCTGCTCGCCCAGCCCGGGGCGATGCCCGAGGGCGCCCTGACCGAGCTCATCGACCGCATCCGGGGCATCGACATGGACGACCTGCGCCGCCGGATCGCCGAGGAGGACGCCGCCCCGCAGACCCCCCGGGGCTGAGGCACCGCACGGGTAGGGCGGGGCCGAGCCGAGGTCGATGTCGGGGACTTTTGTCCCGGATCGTGGGACTAAAGTCCCCCAGTTCGCCTCGTCGCACCCTTGCCGGGCCGGTCGTCAGCCGGTGTACGCCGCCAGGTGCTCGCCGGTCAGCGTGTTGGGGGCCGCAACCAACGCTGCGGGCGTCCCGGTGAACACCACGCGCCCGCCGTCATGGCCCGCGCCCGGGCCGAGGTCGATGATCCAGTCGGCGTGGGCGATCACCGCCAGGTGGTGCTCGATCACGATGACTGATTTGCCGGAGTCCACCAGCCGGTCGAGCAACGCGAGCAGCTGCTCGACATCGGCCAGGTGCAGGCCGCTGGTCGGCTCGTCGAGCACGTAGATGCCGCCGTCGGTGGCCATCTGGATCGCCAACTTCAGGCGCTGGCGCTCCCCGCCTGACAGGGTCGTCAGGGGCTGGCCGATCCGCAGGTAGCCCAAGCCGACGTCGCCCAGGCGCTCCAGGATCTTGCGGGCGGCCGGGGTCTTCGCCGGCCCGGCACCGAAGAATGCATCTGCCTCGCTGACCGACATGGCGAGCACCTCGCTGATGTCCCGCCCGGCCAGCCTGTACTCCAGCACGCTGGCATCGAAGCGCTTGCCCTCGCACTCCTCGCACACGGTCGCCACGGTGGCCATCACGGCGAGGTCGGTGTAGATGACACCGTTGCCGGCGCAGTTGGGGCACGCCCCCTCGGAGTTCGCACTGAAGAGGCCCGCCTTGACGCCGTTCGCCTTGGCGAACGCATTCCGGATCGGGTCGAGGAGCCCGGAGTAGGTGGCCGGGTTGCTGCGCCGGGAGCCGCGGATCGGGGTCTGGTCGATCGATACCACCCCGGCTCGCTTCGGGATGGAGCCGTGGATGAGCGAGCTCTTGCCGGAACCGGCCACGCCGGTCACGACACAGAGCACGCCCAGGGGGATGTCCACGTCCACGTCGTGCAGGTTGTGCCGGCTGGCATGGCGGACCTCGAGCTTCCCCGTCGGTGCCCGGGGTTCCTGCTTGAGCCGGGCCCGGTAGCTGAGGTGCCGGCCGGTGAGGGTGGCGCTGGCCCGCAGACCGTCGACCGGCCCGGCGTAGCACACGGTGCCGCCCTGCTCGCCGGCGCCGGGGCCGAGGTCGACGACGTGGTCGGCAATGGCGATCACATCCGGCTTGTGCTCGACGACGAGGACGGTGTTGCCCTTGTCCCGCAACGCCACCAGCAGCCGGTTCATGCGCTGGATGTCGTGGGGATGCAGGCCGACGGTGGGCTCGTCGAAGACGTAGGTGACGTCGGTCAGGGACGAGCCCAGGTGGCGGATCATCTTGACCCGCTGCGCCTCGCCGCCGGACAGGGTGCCCGAGGGCCGCTCGAGCGAGAGGTACCCCAGACCGATCTCGACGAATGAGTCGATGATCTGGCGCAGGGAACTGAGCAGGGGCGCCACGGACGGCTCGTCGAGGGCCGCCACCCACCCGGCCAGGTCGCTGATCTGCATGGCGCACGCATCGGCGATGTTGATCTCCCCGATGCGCGACGACCGGGCCGCCTCGCTCAGCCGGGTACCGCCGCAGTCGGGGCAGGCGGTGAAGGTGGCCACCCGGTCCACGAAGGCCCGGATGTGAGGCTGCATCCCCTCCCGGTCCTTGGAGAGCATCGACTTCTGGACCCGGAGGACCAGCCCCTCATACGTCATGTTGATGCCCTCGATCTTCATCCGGACCGGCTCGTGGTGGAGGAAGTCGTGCAGCTCCTGGGCGGTGAAGTCCCGGATGGGCTTGTGGGGATCGAAGAAGCCCGATGAGGCGTAGAGCCGGTAGTTCCAGCCGCCCGTCGTGTAGCCCGGGATGTCCAGCGCACCCTCGGCGAGCGACTTGGTGTCGTCGTAGAGCTCGGTGAGGTCGATGTCGGAGACGCTGCCCCGCCCTTCGCACCGGGGGCACATGCCACCCGTGCGGGTGAAGGACACGTGCTCGGTCTTGGCGCTGCCCCGCTCCACCGTCATCGCCCCGCTGGCCCGCACCGAGGGGACGTTGAAGGAGTACGCCTGCGGCGAGCCGATGTGCGGCTGCCCGAGGCGGCTGAAGAGGATGCGCAGCATCGCGTTGGCGTCGGTGGCGGTGCCGACCGTGGACCGGGGGTCGGCGCCCATCCGCTGCTGGTCGACGATGATCGCCGTGGTGAGCCCTTCGAGGACATCGACGTCCGGCCGGGCCAGGTTCGGCATGAAGCCCTGCACGAACGCGCTGTAGGTCTCGTTGATGAGGCGCTGCGACTCGGCGGCGATGGTGCTGAACACCAGCGAGCTCTTGCCGGAGCCGGAAACGCCGGTGAAGACCGTCAGCCGGCGCTTGGGCAGCTCGACGCTCAGGTTCTTGAGGTTGTTCTCCCGGGCGCCCTGCACCCGGATGACGTCGTGGCGGTCAGCGGGGTCCACTCGGGGCAGGGTAACCGCTCCCGGTGCGCCGGGGCGCAGAACCCCGGTCCCGACGTGGCCGAACAGGTGCTCTTCTCGGTCGGGCTGGCGGGATTTGAACCCACGACCCCTTGACCCCCAGTCAAGTGCGCTACCAAGCTGCGCTACAGCCCGAGGGCCCAATCCTACCGCCCGGGAGTCGCCGGCTCCCGGCTCGGCCTACTCCGCCGCCCGGCCGTGGCGGCGCTCCTGGCGGCGCACCACGAAGTGGATCGGGTTGCCCACGAAGCCGTAGCGCTCCCGCACCTTGCGCTCCAGGTAGCGCAGCCACCCGGGCTGTAGCGTGCCGTTGGCGAACAGCACGATCGTGGGCGGGGCGATCTCGGCCTGCGTGGCGTACAGGACCCGCACCTCCCGGTTCTCGCTCCGGGGGGCGGGTACCGACTGCTGCGCCTCGGCGATGAACTGGTTCAGCTCGGCGGTCGGCACCCGCAGGGTGCGGGCCGCCAGCACCTCATCGATCTTCGGGAACAGCTTCACCGCCCCCCGCCCGGTGAGCGCCGAGGTCCGCACCAGGGGGGCGTAGCCCACGAACGGCAGCTCGGAGA belongs to Actinomycetota bacterium and includes:
- a CDS encoding FHA domain-containing protein, with the protein product MFCTNCGNRNPEGANFCGTCGAPLRPDAAGGRSAPGQEGGEDTTVTFNLETEGDGEEEFSVPIDELEEGRAIIVVRRGPNAGTKFFLDKDVVTCGRNPSSDIFLDDVTVSRRHAEIRRKDGAFQLEDVGSLNGTFVNRHRVDTTPLASGDEIQIGKFKLVFFTGGPPRA
- a CDS encoding CDP-alcohol phosphatidyltransferase family protein, with translation MADPPGEVVLDRVFTIPNLISFARLLALPVFLWVYLSGHVLAATVILVVVGVSDFLDGFVARATGQVSNLGKLLDPLADRLVIIAVLVAFGARGTVPWILSGFIIARDVIIMAAFLALEKKGIPRLPVNRTGKRATASIFVGFGFAALGAVMKVSGVHGERSAAAGVHDTALVFLILGAALYWAAGYLYATEIRRGAARAGGTGQAQTGGGSR
- a CDS encoding thioredoxin family protein, with protein sequence MATVNLTGDSFWDTVRANSIVLVDFWAEWCGPCKRFAPVFERVSEQHPDIVFGKVDTEAEPALSASARILSIPTLFVFREGICLLAQPGAMPEGALTELIDRIRGIDMDDLRRRIAEEDAAPQTPRG
- a CDS encoding PHB depolymerase family esterase; translated protein: MRSVEGFVWHSERRVLTAGGRARVYRLYRPRGLSRGNRVPLVMVLHGGFGSGAQAEYAYRWNDLADVHGFVLCYPDGLGHSWNAGTCCGPAVREGVDDVAFLAAVLEEAGATEGVDPRRVYAAGISNGAMMAYRLGCDLPGRLAAIGSVAGTMVCECRRPAPISVLAIHGLEDANLPFGGGIGAKAFEPTPRPPVLSVMDVWRQAGRCGPPRVIEAPPVRTESWSGPNGIEVRLTTIAGAGHQWPGGRPPAPRVARALRLDPPSPALDATAVLWDFFAAHPRLEAPAGR
- a CDS encoding bifunctional nuclease family protein, whose product is MVEVTLVGVRVELPTNQPIVLLKERDGVRFLPIWIGAVEATAIAFALQGVVTQRPMTHDLLKSVLDEVGVTVEGIDITELREGTFYAAIRMRTRGASYEVSSRPSDAIALAVRAGAPIFVAEEVLEEASINMREDEAEEAPDIQVEKFREFLDQVSPEDFKNQ
- a CDS encoding MerR family transcriptional regulator, whose protein sequence is MSIGDVLKSLREEFPEVTVSKIRFLEAEGLIEPERTPSGYRKFYQQDLARLRYILRLQRDNFMPLKIIRRKLEQFEADGAEAPAAPAPARADSTGTDASGTPAPSTVPYAPEDDLDTPVGGLHLSLDELAAASGLATEQLKELQEYGLIDAHPLEGSVFYDEDDLMIAKIARDFAKVGIEPRHLRMYRHFAEREAGLFEQAVVPRGGSNDSRRRAVQSLSDLAKLSSRLKGLLLRSTLRQHLQR
- a CDS encoding excinuclease ABC subunit UvrA translates to MDPADRHDVIRVQGARENNLKNLSVELPKRRLTVFTGVSGSGKSSLVFSTIAAESQRLINETYSAFVQGFMPNLARPDVDVLEGLTTAIIVDQQRMGADPRSTVGTATDANAMLRILFSRLGQPHIGSPQAYSFNVPSVRASGAMTVERGSAKTEHVSFTRTGGMCPRCEGRGSVSDIDLTELYDDTKSLAEGALDIPGYTTGGWNYRLYASSGFFDPHKPIRDFTAQELHDFLHHEPVRMKIEGINMTYEGLVLRVQKSMLSKDREGMQPHIRAFVDRVATFTACPDCGGTRLSEAARSSRIGEINIADACAMQISDLAGWVAALDEPSVAPLLSSLRQIIDSFVEIGLGYLSLERPSGTLSGGEAQRVKMIRHLGSSLTDVTYVFDEPTVGLHPHDIQRMNRLLVALRDKGNTVLVVEHKPDVIAIADHVVDLGPGAGEQGGTVCYAGPVDGLRASATLTGRHLSYRARLKQEPRAPTGKLEVRHASRHNLHDVDVDIPLGVLCVVTGVAGSGKSSLIHGSIPKRAGVVSIDQTPIRGSRRSNPATYSGLLDPIRNAFAKANGVKAGLFSANSEGACPNCAGNGVIYTDLAVMATVATVCEECEGKRFDASVLEYRLAGRDISEVLAMSVSEADAFFGAGPAKTPAARKILERLGDVGLGYLRIGQPLTTLSGGERQRLKLAIQMATDGGIYVLDEPTSGLHLADVEQLLALLDRLVDSGKSVIVIEHHLAVIAHADWIIDLGPGAGHDGGRVVFTGTPAALVAAPNTLTGEHLAAYTG
- the hpt gene encoding hypoxanthine phosphoribosyltransferase, with product MAPAALAELAYTREQIHDRVRELATAVSADLAVASAASGERPLLISVLKGSVIFLADLVRQMPIDADVDFMSISRYSEADRTGVVRIVKDLEQPLDGRDVVIVEDIVDTGLSLAYLLRTLETRAPASLRICALIDKRVLRIAELPVDYAGFETSSFLVGYGLDLHGRYRNLPDLLAVTDVAALAAAPDALAGTLFPILEA
- the gcvH gene encoding glycine cleavage system protein GcvH, encoding MSAIPPDLRYTTEHEWVRVEAGLCRIGITDFAQERLGDVVYLELPAEGAEVTAGDPMGEVESTKSVSDVFAPVSGTVEEVNAECRENPAAVNQDPYGDGWLAVIRVSDPDAVNQLLSAGDYETLVASLDEG